The following proteins come from a genomic window of Triticum aestivum cultivar Chinese Spring chromosome 6A, IWGSC CS RefSeq v2.1, whole genome shotgun sequence:
- the LOC123130205 gene encoding ubiquitin-conjugating enzyme E2 28: MALRRIVKELKDLQRDPPTSCSAGPVSSNDMFHWQATIMGPSDSPYSGGVFLVTIHFPPDYPFKPPKVAFKTKVFHPNINSNGNICLDILKDQWSPALTISKVLLSICSLLTDPNPDDPLVPEIAHMCKADRTRYESTARGWTHKYAMG; the protein is encoded by the exons ATGGCGCTGAGGAGGATCGTCAAGGAGCTCAAGGACCTGCAGAGGGACCCGCCGACCTCCTGTAGCGCAG GGCCGGTGTCGTCGAACGACATGTTCCACTGGCAGGCGACGATCATGGGGCCGAGCGACAGCCCCTACTCGGGCGGCGTGTTCCTGGTGACCATCCACTTCCCGCCGGACTACCCGTTCAAGCCCCCCAAGGTGGCCTTCAAGACCAAGGTGTTCCACCCCAACATCAACAGCAACGGCAACATCTGCCTCGACATCCTCAAGGACCAGTGGAGCCCCGCCCTCACCATTTCCAAG GTTCTGCTGTCGATATGCTCGCTGCTGACGGACCCCAACCCGGACGACCCGCTGGTGCCGGAGATCGCGCACATGTGCAAGGCCGACCGGACCAGGTACGAGTCCACGGCCAGGGGCTGGACGCACAAGTACGCCATGGGATGA